A single region of the Pontimicrobium sp. SW4 genome encodes:
- a CDS encoding amidohydrolase, producing the protein MKNTLNIAIIQSDLTWEKPEDNRVHFTNKIDSIKEPVDVILLPEMFTSGFTMHPKHVYETMEGTTIQWMQKLAIKKQAAIGGSLVIKENDVFYNRFVFVKPNSSIDTYDKRHTFTLAGENKVYKAGAKKVIIDYKGWKLCPLVCYDLRFPVWARNVENYDVLFYVANWPKPRIDAWDTLLKARAIENMSYCVGVNRVGLDNNNHEYSGHSAAYDGLGTQLTSLEDEKEGIEIVLLDKKHLSTIRNKLKFLDDRDRFTVK; encoded by the coding sequence ATGAAAAACACATTAAACATAGCAATTATTCAATCGGATCTAACTTGGGAAAAGCCAGAAGACAATAGAGTACATTTTACAAATAAAATAGACTCTATTAAAGAGCCTGTTGATGTAATACTTTTACCAGAAATGTTTACTTCTGGATTTACTATGCATCCTAAGCATGTTTATGAGACTATGGAAGGGACGACCATACAATGGATGCAAAAACTTGCCATTAAAAAACAAGCAGCCATTGGAGGCAGTCTAGTAATAAAAGAAAATGATGTTTTTTACAATCGTTTCGTTTTTGTAAAACCAAATAGCTCAATTGATACTTATGACAAACGTCACACGTTTACTTTAGCTGGAGAAAATAAAGTCTATAAAGCTGGGGCAAAAAAAGTAATTATTGATTATAAAGGCTGGAAACTTTGTCCTTTAGTATGTTACGATTTACGTTTCCCAGTTTGGGCAAGAAACGTAGAAAACTATGATGTGCTTTTTTATGTTGCTAATTGGCCAAAACCTCGAATTGATGCATGGGATACCTTGCTTAAAGCACGTGCTATAGAAAACATGAGTTATTGCGTTGGTGTAAATCGTGTTGGATTAGACAACAATAACCATGAATATTCTGGACATTCGGCTGCTTATGATGGCTTAGGAACACAACTAACATCTTTAGAAGATGAAAAAGAAGGTATAGAGATAGTTCTTTTAGATAAAAAACATCTATCTACAATTAGAAATAAACTGAAGTTTTTAGATGATAGAGACCGTTTTACTGTAAAATAA
- a CDS encoding methionine aminotransferase — MNHQSKLPNLETTIFSVMSALAHKHKAINLSQGFPDFKGDQKLIDLVSAYMNAGYNYYAPMPGVFKLREAIAKKYDDLYSSTYNPDNEITITAGATQAIYTAITAFIRPGDEVIVFRPAYDCYIPSIELNGGKAISIQLHKPDYEIDWNNVAKAINNNTKMIIINTPHNPSGTVFSKEDMLQLQKLTNNTNIIVLSDEVYEHIIFDGEQHQSVCLFPELKSRSFITASFGKTFHNTGWKTGYCCAPKDLMDEFVKVHQFNVFSVNHPIQLALAEYLKEPNHYLELSSLFQEKRDFFLNLIKDSRFTFTPSKGTYFQALNYSNISDESDYDLAIRLTEEYGIASIPISVFNHNKLDEKMLRFCFAKTDDTLKRGAEILCNI, encoded by the coding sequence ATGAACCATCAATCCAAACTTCCAAATTTAGAAACCACCATTTTCTCTGTTATGAGTGCATTAGCTCATAAACACAAGGCTATTAATTTATCACAAGGTTTTCCAGATTTTAAAGGTGACCAAAAGTTAATAGATTTAGTAAGTGCCTATATGAATGCTGGCTATAATTATTATGCACCAATGCCTGGAGTTTTTAAATTACGAGAAGCTATTGCAAAAAAATACGATGACCTTTATAGCTCAACTTACAATCCAGACAATGAAATAACGATTACAGCAGGTGCTACACAGGCCATTTATACAGCTATTACTGCGTTTATTAGGCCTGGAGACGAAGTGATTGTGTTTCGTCCAGCTTATGATTGTTATATTCCATCAATTGAGCTTAATGGTGGAAAAGCCATCTCTATTCAATTGCATAAACCTGATTATGAAATTGATTGGAACAATGTTGCTAAGGCCATTAATAATAACACCAAAATGATTATTATTAACACGCCTCACAATCCAAGTGGTACTGTATTTTCAAAAGAGGATATGCTACAGTTACAAAAGCTAACCAATAACACAAACATTATTGTGTTAAGTGATGAAGTGTATGAACATATTATTTTTGATGGTGAACAACATCAAAGCGTGTGCTTATTTCCTGAGTTAAAATCGCGTAGTTTTATTACAGCGTCATTTGGTAAAACATTCCATAATACTGGATGGAAAACTGGGTATTGTTGTGCGCCTAAAGACTTAATGGATGAGTTTGTAAAAGTGCATCAGTTTAATGTGTTTAGCGTAAATCATCCTATTCAATTAGCTTTGGCTGAGTATTTAAAAGAGCCTAATCATTATCTTGAATTATCTAGCCTTTTTCAAGAAAAAAGAGATTTTTTTTTGAATTTAATTAAAGACTCTCGATTCACTTTTACGCCATCAAAAGGCACTTATTTTCAAGCATTAAATTATTCAAATATTTCTGATGAAAGTGATTATGATTTAGCCATTAGACTTACTGAAGAATATGGAATTGCGTCCATTCCTATTTCGGTATTTAATCATAACAAGTTAGACGAAAAAATGTTGCGTTTTTGCTTTGCAAAAACTGATGATACTTTAAAAAGAGGTGCAGAAATATTGTGTAATATTTAG
- a CDS encoding TraB/GumN family protein, translated as MRQSLNILVFLAISQLAISQNTILWKVTDTINNKTSFLVGTFHQFGNSFVDSIPEIKESLLSSELAVFESIDNIEKTREMIQRRKSSFEIEERIKKKDLKKLKAIAKNWKVDLYKLKPLEIRWKLQQEFQKTKCKTTKPTDKFDHFDNYLQYIAEENKIEILGLETDSLQLSLIEKENKNPNWKKERKNISAWINQMTTDKPNMNNCELAKKYRSFELDYQFERECESDILILQRNDNWMKTLPNLLNTKNTFIAVGYLHLKKKCGILEQLKSKGFVVDPIKI; from the coding sequence ATGAGACAATCATTAAACATTTTGGTTTTTTTGGCAATTTCGCAATTAGCGATAAGTCAAAACACAATTCTTTGGAAAGTAACTGACACCATAAATAATAAAACCTCTTTTCTGGTTGGTACTTTTCATCAATTCGGAAATTCATTTGTTGATTCAATTCCTGAAATTAAAGAATCGCTTTTAAGCTCAGAACTTGCTGTTTTTGAATCAATTGACAACATTGAAAAAACAAGAGAAATGATCCAACGGAGAAAATCGTCTTTCGAAATTGAAGAGAGAATAAAGAAAAAGGATCTTAAAAAACTTAAAGCAATTGCAAAAAATTGGAAAGTTGATTTGTATAAACTAAAGCCATTAGAAATTAGATGGAAACTACAACAAGAGTTTCAAAAAACTAAATGTAAAACAACCAAGCCAACTGATAAATTTGATCATTTTGACAATTACCTACAATACATTGCTGAAGAAAACAAAATAGAGATTTTAGGCTTAGAAACTGATAGTTTACAATTAAGTCTAATCGAAAAAGAAAATAAAAACCCAAACTGGAAAAAAGAAAGGAAAAATATTAGTGCTTGGATTAACCAAATGACAACTGATAAACCAAATATGAATAATTGCGAACTTGCAAAAAAATACAGAAGTTTTGAATTAGATTACCAGTTTGAAAGGGAATGTGAATCTGATATATTAATTCTACAAAGGAATGATAATTGGATGAAAACATTACCAAATTTATTAAACACAAAGAACACTTTTATTGCTGTTGGATATTTACATTTAAAAAAGAAATGTGGAATTCTTGAACAATTGAAAAGTAAAGGATTTGTAGTAGACCCAATTAAAATATAG
- a CDS encoding LytTR family DNA-binding domain-containing protein — protein sequence MNCIIIEDEIPAQKVLQSFIGKIPYLTLQNTFKAAIEANGYLNSNTVDIIFLDVNLPDISGIDFIKTVKNPPAIIMTTAYSEYAANSFELESIVDYLVKPFSFDRFLKAINRVKIKSEIATDTTHEDEKKSIFINVDKTHHKIILDDIIYIESDRNYLTVITTTQKLTYIDSLKNWTEKLCDEQFVQVHKSFIINSKKVDKVSGNIVFINNLQIPVGRTYKQELLRQLKIM from the coding sequence ATGAATTGCATCATTATAGAAGACGAAATACCTGCACAAAAGGTCTTGCAAAGTTTTATTGGTAAAATTCCTTACCTCACCTTGCAAAACACCTTTAAGGCTGCGATTGAAGCCAATGGATATCTTAACTCCAATACTGTAGATATTATCTTTCTTGACGTGAATTTGCCTGATATTTCTGGAATCGATTTTATAAAAACAGTTAAGAATCCACCAGCAATTATCATGACAACAGCCTATTCAGAGTATGCAGCAAATAGTTTTGAATTAGAAAGCATTGTGGATTATTTAGTGAAGCCTTTTTCGTTTGATAGGTTTTTAAAAGCTATCAATAGAGTGAAAATTAAATCTGAAATAGCAACAGACACTACTCATGAAGATGAAAAAAAATCCATTTTTATCAACGTAGATAAAACACATCACAAAATAATTTTAGATGATATTATTTATATAGAATCTGATAGAAATTATTTAACTGTGATTACAACCACTCAAAAACTCACCTATATAGACTCGCTTAAAAACTGGACAGAAAAACTCTGTGATGAACAGTTTGTACAAGTTCATAAATCGTTTATCATTAATAGCAAAAAGGTCGATAAGGTTTCTGGAAATATAGTGTTTATCAATAATCTACAAATTCCAGTTGGAAGAACTTATAAACAAGAATTATTAAGACAGCTAAAAATTATGTAA
- a CDS encoding histidine kinase, protein MLFIFVSLFVFSDYYWAQNPFLQYLFILVVIVYSNNLFLLPYFVKRKLYVLYIFVFVAISFLATQLYCNVFAQCGCSFMKCLSDYLWQTLVPLIFFSFIWMLYRFIAEQEDLEKVKKEHTEMELKFLKSQINPHVLFNNLNTIYSYSIENPKETPELILMLSDNLKHVLYESNSETISIEKELHFLDNYIKFQKIRTEGVKHINYNKVIDSENYQIAPLMLITIIENAFKHSTLNSSIDISINIKNGVLYFNCSNDYDSKKIDEDTFKIGLQNLEKRLELIYKDRYEFTIVKETQFKVHLKLHLQ, encoded by the coding sequence ATGCTTTTTATATTTGTGTCTTTGTTTGTTTTTTCAGATTATTATTGGGCGCAAAATCCGTTTTTACAATACTTGTTTATTTTGGTGGTTATTGTATACTCAAACAATCTGTTTTTACTGCCTTATTTTGTAAAACGTAAACTCTACGTACTATACATTTTTGTGTTTGTTGCCATTTCTTTTCTTGCCACACAGCTATATTGCAATGTGTTTGCGCAATGTGGCTGCTCGTTTATGAAATGCTTGAGTGACTATTTATGGCAAACCTTAGTCCCTTTGATTTTCTTCTCATTTATTTGGATGCTCTATCGTTTTATCGCTGAACAAGAAGACCTTGAAAAGGTAAAAAAAGAGCATACAGAAATGGAATTGAAATTTCTAAAATCACAAATTAATCCGCATGTATTGTTTAATAACTTGAATACCATTTACTCATATTCTATTGAAAACCCAAAAGAAACACCTGAGCTTATTTTAATGCTGTCGGACAATCTTAAACATGTGTTATATGAAAGCAACTCTGAGACTATTTCAATTGAAAAAGAGCTGCATTTTTTAGATAATTATATCAAGTTTCAAAAAATTAGAACTGAAGGTGTTAAGCATATAAATTATAACAAGGTTATAGATTCAGAAAACTATCAAATTGCACCTTTAATGCTCATTACCATCATTGAAAATGCTTTTAAGCATAGTACGCTTAATAGTTCTATAGATATTAGCATCAACATTAAAAATGGTGTTTTATATTTTAATTGTAGCAATGACTATGATAGTAAAAAAATTGATGAAGACACTTTTAAAATCGGACTTCAAAATCTTGAAAAACGCTTAGAACTTATTTATAAAGACAGGTATGAATTTACCATTGTTAAGGAAACGCAATTCAAAGTGCATTTAAAACTCCATTTACAATGA
- a CDS encoding thioredoxin family protein, whose product MQRIVTILSLLFCLSLSYSQTYNQLVVDDKGKEKLLGKINREGLTSNSFKSWFDKNYDNYILNEKLINTIKDSLNDYTIMLFLGTWCGDSKREVPRFYKVLDAANFPEDQLEVIAVDRTPEAYKKSPTGEEKGLNIHRVPTFIFYKNGKEINRIVESPQATFEHDIKAIIEGKYTPKYVAANYIDGLIKQQGIDTLKTMETSLVSTLSEFVQGSRELNTFGYVRLRAKRFNEAIYVFDLNTKIFPYRDNVFDSLGEAYYESKNYSEALKSYKKVIEFSPKNENAMKMITKIEAIERTRR is encoded by the coding sequence ATGCAACGAATAGTTACTATTTTAAGTCTCCTTTTTTGCCTTTCGCTAAGTTATTCACAAACCTACAACCAATTAGTAGTCGATGATAAAGGCAAAGAAAAACTGCTTGGTAAAATTAATCGTGAGGGATTAACCTCAAACAGTTTTAAAAGTTGGTTTGATAAAAATTATGATAATTATATACTCAACGAAAAATTAATTAATACCATAAAAGACTCCCTTAACGATTATACAATAATGTTATTTCTGGGGACTTGGTGTGGCGATAGTAAACGTGAAGTACCACGCTTCTATAAAGTGCTAGATGCAGCAAATTTCCCTGAAGATCAACTTGAAGTCATTGCTGTAGATAGAACTCCAGAAGCGTATAAGAAAAGTCCAACAGGTGAAGAGAAAGGATTAAACATTCATAGAGTACCTACTTTTATTTTTTATAAAAATGGAAAAGAAATTAACCGAATTGTAGAATCACCGCAGGCTACTTTTGAGCATGATATTAAAGCTATTATAGAAGGTAAGTACACACCAAAATATGTAGCAGCCAATTATATTGATGGATTAATTAAACAACAAGGAATAGATACTTTAAAAACTATGGAAACATCTTTGGTGTCAACATTATCGGAATTTGTACAAGGAAGCAGAGAGTTAAATACTTTTGGCTATGTGAGATTAAGAGCGAAAAGATTTAATGAAGCTATTTACGTTTTTGATTTAAACACTAAGATTTTTCCTTATAGAGATAATGTTTTTGACAGCTTGGGAGAAGCTTATTACGAATCAAAAAATTATAGTGAAGCCTTAAAAAGTTATAAAAAGGTTATAGAATTTAGCCCCAAAAATGAGAATGCTATGAAGATGATTACGAAAATTGAAGCCATAGAAAGAACTAGAAGGTAG
- a CDS encoding alpha/beta hydrolase-fold protein, which translates to MKKYIFRIVTIIGLVLSNLCFSQTSNNEIVIGKSYTITSNSLKDERLVEVYLPESYSTTEAAYPVLYIFDGQMHFENGIAIQKSLQTPGVIPEMIVVGVMNEYPSRRDLGWSNKEVYHSFLEQELIPFVNENFRTNNERVLFGWEQGAFMATYMVLNKKPLFNGVILSNGGNATPEMLTEFVNSNAKETFYMYMVNSIKDIYTIQYSDKFFELIDKSTPSNLEFKYEKLNEETHETLPYLALFHGLKYFYHNYKTLDYSSFKEYEDLGGLPYLKKYFSERGRRFGFSTHIADETKNGLIWLAWNKDNFNYFKFFMTEFKDVLSTKRYDSAYWQNRFGQMYLKHKDLDTAIMYFSNGINTYGDSRELSQMYYGLSKAFAGKKQKRKAINNIKLAIKTAENKSEESLNDYKTYLAELR; encoded by the coding sequence ATGAAGAAATATATTTTTAGAATAGTTACAATTATTGGGTTAGTCCTTTCAAATTTATGCTTTTCGCAAACAAGTAATAATGAAATTGTAATTGGAAAAAGTTACACTATTACATCAAATAGTTTAAAAGACGAAAGACTTGTTGAAGTTTATTTACCTGAAAGCTATAGCACTACAGAGGCAGCATACCCTGTTTTATACATTTTTGATGGGCAAATGCATTTTGAAAATGGAATAGCCATTCAAAAATCACTACAGACTCCTGGAGTCATCCCAGAAATGATTGTTGTTGGTGTCATGAATGAGTACCCAAGTCGTAGAGATTTAGGTTGGAGTAACAAAGAAGTGTATCATTCTTTCTTAGAACAAGAGCTCATCCCATTTGTAAATGAAAATTTTAGAACTAATAACGAAAGGGTATTGTTTGGTTGGGAACAAGGCGCGTTTATGGCAACCTATATGGTATTAAACAAAAAACCATTATTTAACGGTGTTATACTATCCAATGGAGGAAATGCAACTCCAGAAATGTTAACTGAGTTTGTAAACTCAAATGCAAAAGAAACTTTTTATATGTATATGGTTAATTCTATTAAGGATATATATACCATTCAATATAGTGATAAATTTTTTGAATTGATTGATAAAAGTACACCTTCTAATCTTGAGTTTAAATATGAAAAGCTTAACGAAGAAACCCATGAAACCTTACCTTACTTAGCGCTATTTCATGGTTTAAAATACTTTTATCACAACTATAAAACATTAGATTATAGTAGTTTTAAAGAATATGAAGATTTAGGAGGCCTTCCTTATTTAAAAAAGTATTTTTCAGAAAGAGGACGTCGTTTTGGGTTTTCAACTCACATTGCCGACGAAACAAAGAACGGACTTATTTGGTTAGCATGGAATAAGGATAACTTCAATTACTTTAAATTTTTTATGACAGAATTTAAAGATGTTTTATCAACCAAAAGATACGATTCCGCTTATTGGCAAAACCGATTTGGACAAATGTATTTAAAGCACAAAGATTTGGATACGGCAATAATGTATTTTAGTAATGGCATAAACACTTATGGCGATTCAAGAGAACTGTCTCAAATGTATTATGGATTGAGCAAAGCTTTTGCAGGGAAAAAACAAAAAAGAAAAGCCATTAACAATATTAAGTTAGCAATAAAAACTGCAGAAAATAAATCAGAAGAAAGTTTAAATGATTATAAAACGTATCTAGCAGAACTAAGATAG